One Fundidesulfovibrio putealis DSM 16056 genomic window, GTCAAGGGCAGAGCCCTTGCGGGTCTGGGCGGAGCCCAGTTTAGAAGACCTTGCGGGCGTCCTTGTCAGGCATGAAGGACGAGTCAAACACCTGCTCGGGCTTGGGGGTGGTCTTCAGGCCAAAGGAGATCGAAGCCTCCTCGATGGCCTTGGCGAGGCGCGCGGGGTCCACTCCGCCCATGCCGTTTTCCTTCACGTAGGGGGTGGCGATGCACATATCCACGCAGAGTTTCAGGCGTTTTTCTTCCAGGGCGGCGTCGATGAGGCCGTCCTTCTCCTTGACGAAGGCGATGGCGGCCTTGGGGTCGGCGATGGCTTCCTTCCAGCCCTTGGCCACGGCGGCAAGGAATCCCTTCACCAGTTCGGGCTTCTTGGCCATCTCGGGGCTTACGATGATGGCGTTGCCGTAGAGCTTCACGCCGAAATCAGGGTACTTGAAGATGTTCAGGTCCTCGGCCTTGACCCCGGCCTTCTCGAGATTGAGCAGGCTCGTGAAGTAGAAGCCGGAGATGGCGTTCACGTCGCCGCGGATCAGCATGGGCTCGCGCAGCGGCGGGTCCATGGTCTGCCAGGTGACGGAGGCGGGGTCGAGGTTAACGGCCTTGGCGAAGGCGGAGAAGGTCTTGCGGGGGGCGTCGAAGATGGGCGCACCCAGCGTCTTGCCTGCCAGATCGGCGGGCTTGGTGATGTTGGCCTTCTTCAGGGAGAAGATGGCGAAGGGCGGGTAGTCGTAGACCATGAACACGGCCTTGAGGGCCTTGTCCGGATTCTGGGCATTGAACTCGATGAGCGAGTTGATGTCCGCGAAACCGATGTCGTAGGCCCCGGTGGCCACGCGGTTCACGGCCCCGGAGGAGCCGTTGCCCGAGTCGATGGTCACGTCCAGCCCGGCCTGTTTGAAGTAGCCCTTGGCGGCGGCGATGAAGTACGGGGCGGCGGGGCCTTCGAACTTCCAGTCCAGGGTGAACTTGACGGGGGTCTGGGCCAGGGCCGGGAGGGCCAGGCACAAAACGGCGGCGGCAGCGGCCAGCGTGCGGAGTGTCTTGCCTATCATCGGTTCGTTGCTCCTTTTGAACGGGTGTCGATTCTCGCGCCTAGCACAAATTCACAAAACCGAAAAGAGCGGACAACCCGCCTCATTTTTTGAGGCAGCTCTCCACGGCGTTGACGATGGTGGTGTAGCCGGTGCAGCGGCACAGGTTCCCGGCGTGCCCGCGCCGGATGTCCTCGCGGCTGACGGGCTTTCCGGCGTGCTTCTCCACGAAGGCGGTGGTGGTCATCACAAGACCCGGCGTGCAGTAGCCGCACTGCACAGCCCCGGCCTCCAGATAGGCCTCCTGCACGGGGGAGAGTTCGTGGCCGCGCGCCTCGCCCTCGATGGTGCGCACGGCCTTGCCGTCGGCCCACACCGCCAGGAACAGGCAGGAGTCCACGGGCGTGCCGTCCACAAGAACGGTGCAGGCTCCGCACTCGCCAACCCCGCAGCCCTGCTTGGTTCCGGTGAGGCCCTGCGCGCGCAGGAAATCCAGAAGCGACATGCCCGGCTCGACCTGGGCGGACTCGAGCTTGCCGTTTATCGTGACTGTTATGGTGTGGCTCACGCGGTGCTCCTTCCGGGTTGGGCTGAACGGGCAGCGGCCTTGTCGATGGCGCGCGCGGCCAACTCCCTGATGATGTGCAGGCGAAAGTCTGCCGGAGCGCGCCAGGAGGTGCGCGGCGACACGTCGGCCGCCACGGCGGCCTGGACGGCAGCGATGGTGGCGGCGTCAAGCGGCTGGCCGAACGCGGCGGCCTCGGCTGCCGGACAGCGCACGGGCGTTGGCGCGGCCACGGAAAAGGCCAGCTTCAGCCACTGGATGCGGTCGTTTTCCAGCAGGATCGAGGCGGCGCAGCCGATGGTGGTGATGTCCATGGCCTGGCGCATGGCGTACTTGATGCTGGCAGCGCCGAAGGAGCCGGTTGGCGCAGGTGGAACGATGATGCGGGTGAGCACTTCGGCGTGGCCGCGCGCCACTTTGCCGGGTCCGGTGTGGAAGCCGCGTAGCGGGATGCGACGCGAGCCGTCCGGCCCCTGGA contains:
- the xdhC gene encoding xanthine dehydrogenase iron sulfur-binding subunit XdhC, which gives rise to MSHTITVTINGKLESAQVEPGMSLLDFLRAQGLTGTKQGCGVGECGACTVLVDGTPVDSCLFLAVWADGKAVRTIEGEARGHELSPVQEAYLEAGAVQCGYCTPGLVMTTTAFVEKHAGKPVSREDIRRGHAGNLCRCTGYTTIVNAVESCLKK
- a CDS encoding ABC transporter substrate-binding protein yields the protein MIGKTLRTLAAAAAVLCLALPALAQTPVKFTLDWKFEGPAAPYFIAAAKGYFKQAGLDVTIDSGNGSSGAVNRVATGAYDIGFADINSLIEFNAQNPDKALKAVFMVYDYPPFAIFSLKKANITKPADLAGKTLGAPIFDAPRKTFSAFAKAVNLDPASVTWQTMDPPLREPMLIRGDVNAISGFYFTSLLNLEKAGVKAEDLNIFKYPDFGVKLYGNAIIVSPEMAKKPELVKGFLAAVAKGWKEAIADPKAAIAFVKEKDGLIDAALEEKRLKLCVDMCIATPYVKENGMGGVDPARLAKAIEEASISFGLKTTPKPEQVFDSSFMPDKDARKVF
- the xdhB gene encoding xanthine dehydrogenase subunit XdhB produces the protein MFAVEKYHKAHSVAEAVRLLAADPFAVPIAGGTDILVKLREGHREYANLVDIHAMPELTPITLEPDGSLAVGAGATFTQVIESELVQRHSPVLAEGASWVAGPQIRNVGTVGGNICNGSVCADSVPPLLVLDAELELQGPDGSRRIPLRGFHTGPGKVARGHAEVLTRIIVPPAPTGSFGAASIKYAMRQAMDITTIGCAASILLENDRIQWLKLAFSVAAPTPVRCPAAEAAAFGQPLDAATIAAVQAAVAADVSPRTSWRAPADFRLHIIRELAARAIDKAAARSAQPGRSTA